A single genomic interval of uncultured Pseudodesulfovibrio sp. harbors:
- a CDS encoding site-specific integrase: MSKKTGQRLLVNRKRWPGVYYYESQAKRYRGKPDVCYHIAYRLDGKLKWEKVGWKSEKYTPQIAADLRSDRLKKARHGEEVKTHKELREENRKANILLNEVATEYFKIRGEASKGAKIDKGRYDNHVAPVLGTRSVKKLSPLDMERIKKKMKGMSAASIWGGLEITRRIINFGVKNGLCEPLGFTIQMPKRDNEVVEYLTPAQLKRFLKVLKEWPAQDVCRMLELAMFTGMRRGEIFKLENRDVDFQQGLITLRSPKGGNTVSIPMNGKAKEVLATQIQWLNKYSPESPYIFPGKGGVLRTGCTAVKRIKAKAKLPKEFRIFHGLRHHFAVTLANSGEFSLDMIGELLTHKDSSMTKRYGQFLPDTKKQASDRAAELLLNGAIGE, encoded by the coding sequence ATGTCAAAAAAAACCGGACAAAGGTTGCTTGTTAATCGGAAGCGGTGGCCAGGAGTTTACTACTATGAAAGTCAAGCCAAGCGGTATCGCGGTAAGCCCGACGTTTGCTACCACATTGCTTACCGTCTGGACGGAAAACTCAAATGGGAGAAGGTTGGGTGGAAGTCCGAGAAATATACCCCTCAGATTGCCGCAGACCTTCGTTCTGACCGTCTGAAGAAGGCTCGTCATGGGGAGGAGGTCAAAACCCATAAAGAGCTTCGTGAGGAGAATCGTAAAGCCAACATTCTGTTGAACGAGGTTGCAACCGAATATTTCAAGATTCGTGGTGAAGCCTCAAAGGGAGCGAAGATAGACAAGGGGCGGTATGATAATCATGTTGCCCCTGTGCTTGGTACTCGGTCTGTTAAGAAGCTCAGCCCTTTGGATATGGAGCGGATCAAAAAGAAGATGAAAGGTATGTCTGCTGCTTCCATTTGGGGTGGGCTGGAGATAACCCGTAGGATAATCAATTTTGGCGTTAAGAATGGCCTCTGTGAGCCTCTGGGGTTCACGATCCAGATGCCCAAGCGGGATAATGAAGTAGTTGAATATCTCACTCCTGCCCAACTCAAACGTTTTTTGAAGGTACTCAAGGAATGGCCTGCTCAGGACGTATGCCGGATGCTGGAACTTGCCATGTTCACAGGTATGCGCCGGGGTGAAATATTTAAGCTTGAGAATCGAGATGTAGATTTTCAGCAAGGCCTCATTACTTTGCGATCGCCCAAAGGAGGCAATACCGTATCAATTCCCATGAATGGGAAAGCCAAAGAGGTTCTTGCGACTCAAATTCAATGGCTTAATAAGTATTCTCCAGAGTCTCCTTACATTTTCCCCGGAAAGGGTGGGGTGCTTAGAACTGGCTGTACGGCAGTGAAGAGGATTAAGGCAAAGGCGAAGCTTCCCAAGGAGTTCAGAATCTTTCATGGTCTTCGTCACCACTTCGCCGTGACACTGGCTAACTCTGGTGAATTCTCCCTTGATATGATCGGGGAGCTTCTGACTCATAAGGATTCTTCAATGACCAAAAGGTATGGTCAATTCTTACCAGACACAAAGAAACAGGCCAGTGATCGGGCTGCTGAGCTATTATTAAATGGAGCAATAGGAGAGTAA
- a CDS encoding glycosyltransferase family 4 protein yields the protein MRVLMFGWEFPPYISGGLGTACLGLTKGLAHHGTEILFVLPRLDSDEEAGHLNLMGANRVRANIGIREILELQERVSVLEVLSPLRPYLTEKEYLSLIESKELVTAADIIGQLENDFSGGYGENLMAEIVRYSLVAGHVANHENFDVIHSHDWMTAPAGIEAKRASGKPLVVHAHALEFDRSGEHVNQRVYDIERAGFEAADRIIAVSHFTKDTIVNRYSIAPDKITVVHNAVSKERRLKAMRIEKSFKEKLVLFLGRVTFQKGPDYFVEAAAKVLKKNPNIRFAMAGSGDMFPRMVERMAELRIADKFHFLGFVRGIDVERIYAMSDLYVMPSVTEPFGITPLEAMIYDVPSIVSKQSGVAEIMENAVKIDFWDVERLAFEILDILENDDRAADLKLSGRRTLKKVQWEYAAEQVLKVYSQLTGGAA from the coding sequence ATGCGGGTACTCATGTTCGGGTGGGAGTTTCCACCTTATATCTCTGGGGGACTCGGTACGGCCTGCCTCGGCCTGACCAAGGGGCTGGCCCACCACGGCACGGAAATTCTGTTCGTGTTGCCCCGGCTTGATTCAGATGAGGAAGCCGGACACTTGAACCTGATGGGCGCCAACCGCGTCCGGGCCAACATCGGCATCAGGGAAATTCTGGAACTTCAGGAACGCGTCTCCGTGCTGGAGGTCCTGTCACCCTTGCGACCGTATCTCACGGAAAAGGAATACCTGTCACTCATCGAGAGCAAGGAACTCGTCACCGCGGCAGATATCATCGGGCAGTTGGAGAATGACTTCTCGGGCGGCTACGGTGAAAACCTCATGGCCGAAATTGTCCGCTACAGTCTGGTGGCCGGACATGTGGCCAACCATGAGAACTTCGATGTCATCCACTCCCACGACTGGATGACCGCCCCGGCCGGCATCGAAGCCAAGCGCGCATCCGGCAAACCGCTTGTCGTTCACGCCCATGCTCTCGAATTCGACCGCAGCGGCGAGCATGTCAACCAGCGGGTCTACGACATCGAACGGGCAGGATTCGAAGCGGCAGACAGGATCATCGCTGTCAGCCACTTTACCAAGGACACCATCGTCAACCGCTACTCCATCGCCCCGGACAAAATCACCGTGGTGCACAACGCCGTGTCCAAGGAGCGCCGCCTGAAAGCCATGCGTATCGAAAAATCATTCAAGGAAAAGCTGGTCCTCTTTCTGGGGCGCGTAACCTTTCAGAAAGGACCGGACTATTTCGTGGAAGCAGCAGCCAAAGTCTTGAAGAAAAACCCGAATATCCGATTCGCCATGGCAGGCTCCGGCGACATGTTCCCAAGGATGGTCGAACGTATGGCCGAGCTGCGAATTGCAGACAAATTCCACTTTCTCGGATTCGTACGTGGCATAGACGTGGAGCGCATTTACGCCATGAGCGACCTTTACGTCATGCCCAGTGTCACCGAACCATTCGGCATAACTCCTCTGGAGGCCATGATTTACGACGTGCCTTCCATCGTGTCCAAGCAGTCGGGCGTAGCCGAAATCATGGAAAACGCGGTCAAAATCGACTTCTGGGACGTCGAACGCCTCGCTTTCGAGATTCTCGATATCCTCGAAAATGACGACCGGGCAGCAGATCTCAAACTCAGCGGCCGCCGAACATTGAAAAAAGTCCAATGGGAGTACGCCGCCGAACAGGTTCTCAAGGTATACAGCCAACTCACGGGAGGTGCCGCATGA
- a CDS encoding amylo-alpha-1,6-glucosidase, whose translation MIRVPRDECVNTEAATRKEWLDTNGIGGYASSTAINCHTRKYHGLLVASLKEPRGKFVLLSKVEASLVHDDLEFHLSTNKYPGVYHPTGHQFVEKFEQGLYPSITYRIGDALIRKSMMMAYGRNTTLLCYELLEGKVKPMLRIRPMLAYRDIHSLIRENMFLRPKSYPEKNGRKIQPYEGMPCLFMGTNRTSEFFPGPKWSLNVEYLIERDRGFDYQEDLFCPGMFELKLQKGKPVIFAASTEPLGNLERIRKKEVERREAAFDTCKDRSKSVRWLKYYSDQFLIRNASDFASVVAGYHWFGEWGRDTMIALPGLTFHAGRREFGEEVLAAYAKLERDGLLPNYLDQRSEHLAYNSIDASLWFFWAVQEYLKSKGNKQFVMDHIYPALRSIVAAHLDGRVSLCGIGEDGLLYAGNESTQLTWMDAQAYGGPVTPRHGAAVEINALWYNALRFFLQLAPNDELADRANRAADTLADNFIDRFWNHDDNCLSDVVNEHDRDQCIRPNQVFAVSMPHTMLDTGKMRAVVSTVQSHLLTPYGLRTLSPRNPLYSPFYRGNSDERDSAYHQGMVWPWLAGHFGEALIRQAEDKTGTKAFLRKYFKPILRSFPDDFGICSVPELYTGNPPHLPKGTIAQAWSVAEAIRLNKILGGK comes from the coding sequence ATGATTCGTGTTCCCAGGGATGAGTGCGTCAATACCGAAGCTGCAACCCGCAAGGAATGGCTCGATACCAACGGTATCGGAGGCTACGCTTCCAGCACGGCCATCAATTGCCACACAAGGAAATATCACGGCCTCCTCGTTGCTTCGCTCAAGGAGCCGCGTGGCAAGTTCGTATTGCTGTCCAAGGTAGAGGCTTCACTCGTCCACGACGACTTGGAGTTTCACCTTTCCACCAACAAGTATCCCGGTGTGTACCACCCTACCGGGCATCAATTCGTAGAGAAGTTTGAACAGGGCTTATATCCTTCCATCACATACAGAATCGGCGACGCACTCATCAGGAAATCCATGATGATGGCGTACGGCAGAAACACCACCCTCCTCTGCTATGAGCTGCTTGAAGGCAAGGTCAAGCCGATGTTACGCATCCGGCCCATGCTGGCCTACAGGGATATCCACTCCCTGATCAGGGAGAACATGTTCCTGCGCCCCAAGTCATATCCGGAAAAGAACGGGCGCAAGATACAGCCCTATGAAGGAATGCCGTGCCTTTTCATGGGTACCAACCGGACATCCGAATTCTTTCCTGGCCCCAAATGGTCCCTCAATGTCGAATATCTCATCGAACGCGATCGCGGATTCGACTATCAGGAAGACCTGTTCTGTCCCGGCATGTTCGAACTGAAGCTGCAAAAGGGAAAGCCTGTCATCTTTGCCGCCTCCACAGAGCCGCTCGGCAATCTGGAGCGGATTCGCAAGAAGGAAGTGGAACGACGCGAGGCCGCTTTCGACACTTGCAAGGACAGAAGCAAGTCGGTCCGCTGGCTCAAGTATTATTCGGACCAATTCCTCATTCGCAACGCCTCGGACTTCGCGTCGGTGGTGGCCGGATACCACTGGTTCGGCGAATGGGGACGCGACACAATGATCGCCCTGCCCGGACTGACATTCCACGCCGGACGCAGGGAGTTCGGCGAGGAGGTGCTGGCCGCCTATGCAAAACTGGAGCGTGACGGCCTGCTGCCCAACTACCTCGACCAGCGATCGGAGCATCTCGCCTACAACTCGATTGACGCTTCCCTCTGGTTTTTTTGGGCGGTGCAGGAGTACCTGAAATCCAAAGGCAACAAGCAGTTCGTCATGGACCACATTTACCCGGCCCTGCGGAGTATCGTGGCGGCACATCTGGACGGACGGGTGTCCCTGTGCGGGATAGGGGAAGACGGCCTGCTCTACGCAGGCAATGAAAGCACCCAGCTTACCTGGATGGACGCTCAGGCCTATGGCGGGCCGGTCACTCCGCGACATGGAGCTGCGGTTGAAATCAATGCCTTATGGTACAATGCGCTCCGCTTTTTCCTGCAATTGGCACCGAACGACGAACTGGCTGACAGGGCCAACCGGGCGGCAGACACCCTGGCAGACAATTTCATCGATCGGTTCTGGAACCATGATGACAACTGCCTGAGCGATGTAGTCAACGAGCACGACCGAGACCAATGCATCAGGCCCAATCAGGTATTTGCCGTATCCATGCCTCACACCATGCTGGACACAGGAAAGATGCGAGCAGTCGTCAGCACAGTGCAGTCGCACCTTCTGACGCCCTACGGCCTACGCACCCTCTCGCCGCGAAACCCGCTGTATTCGCCCTTCTACCGAGGTAATTCCGACGAGCGTGACTCTGCCTACCATCAGGGCATGGTCTGGCCGTGGCTGGCCGGACACTTCGGTGAGGCGTTGATACGGCAAGCCGAGGACAAGACCGGCACCAAGGCATTCCTTCGCAAGTACTTCAAACCGATCCTGCGCTCGTTCCCGGACGACTTTGGCATCTGCTCGGTACCGGAGCTGTACACGGGCAATCCACCGCACCTGCCAAAAGGGACTATCGCACAAGCGTGGAGCGTAGCCGAGGCCATTCGCCTCAACAAGATTCTGGGGGGAAAATAG
- a CDS encoding glycoside hydrolase family 57 protein — protein sequence MISVCFYFQVHQPMRLNQGYTFFDIGRNHQYRDEAANRDILLKVAHKCYMPANRMMLDLINEFQGGFRISYAITGVALEQFQEFCPEVLDSFRELADTGCVEFIGETHYHSLAFLFSKEEFRRQVKMHGRILEEFFGSKPVTFRNTELIYNNDLALEIEKMGYKTILAEGADQVLGWRSPNFVYQPAGCSKLKALLKNYRLSDDVAFRFSNREWDEWPVTTDKFANWVHAVAGSGEVVNLFMDYETIGEHQWEDTGIFNFFRSLPRSILTHNDFVFQTPAEAAARLDPLAQLDVPYFTSWADLERDVTAWLGNPMQDQAAELAYGMEERILATDDDDLIATWREMLTSDHFYYMCTKWFSDGDVHKYFNPYDTPHQAFITYMNALNDLALRLGEPLTAS from the coding sequence ATGATCTCCGTCTGCTTCTACTTTCAGGTCCACCAGCCCATGCGGCTGAACCAAGGATACACCTTTTTCGACATCGGGCGGAACCATCAATACCGCGACGAAGCAGCCAACAGGGATATTCTGCTCAAAGTGGCGCACAAGTGCTACATGCCAGCCAACCGGATGATGCTCGACCTGATCAACGAATTTCAGGGCGGCTTCCGCATTTCATACGCCATTACCGGCGTTGCCTTGGAGCAATTTCAGGAGTTCTGCCCCGAGGTTCTCGATTCATTCCGCGAATTGGCCGACACCGGTTGCGTGGAATTCATCGGCGAAACTCACTATCACTCCCTGGCCTTTCTCTTCTCTAAGGAAGAATTCCGGCGTCAGGTGAAAATGCATGGAAGAATTCTTGAGGAATTCTTCGGCTCCAAGCCGGTGACATTCCGTAATACCGAACTCATCTATAACAATGACCTCGCACTGGAAATTGAAAAGATGGGCTACAAGACGATTCTGGCCGAAGGCGCGGACCAAGTGCTGGGCTGGCGCTCTCCCAATTTTGTCTACCAGCCCGCCGGATGCTCAAAACTCAAAGCCCTGCTCAAAAACTACCGTCTCTCGGACGACGTGGCTTTCCGTTTCTCCAACCGCGAATGGGACGAATGGCCCGTCACCACGGACAAGTTCGCCAACTGGGTACATGCCGTCGCGGGCAGCGGCGAGGTGGTCAACCTGTTCATGGACTACGAAACCATCGGCGAACACCAGTGGGAAGACACCGGCATCTTCAACTTCTTCCGCAGCCTGCCCCGATCCATTCTGACCCACAACGACTTCGTCTTCCAGACCCCGGCCGAAGCTGCCGCCCGCCTCGACCCTCTGGCCCAGCTCGACGTCCCCTACTTCACCTCGTGGGCCGATCTGGAGCGGGACGTCACGGCATGGCTGGGCAACCCCATGCAGGATCAGGCAGCGGAACTGGCCTACGGAATGGAGGAGCGGATTCTCGCCACAGACGATGACGACCTCATCGCCACATGGCGTGAAATGCTGACAAGCGACCACTTCTATTACATGTGCACCAAATGGTTTTCCGATGGAGACGTGCACAAATACTTCAACCCGTATGACACGCCTCATCAGGCGTTCATCACATACATGAACGCCCTCAATGACCTTGCGCTTAGGCTTGGCGAGCCTCTAACAGCATCCTAG
- a CDS encoding NYN domain-containing protein, with product MMVTNSSSIVDEAVRECLLMQRVRVGVFIDSENITYQYLQLVMELANSLGDVVVAEGYCGEELKKSKNLSEHSEKNEVKIIGVEKKKNLKAEVDMRMNNRIGYFQGSGKVDIFIIVSSDSDFTDAIRSLRSEGMIVVGVGKSFTNSDHKKVCSVFYDLGPK from the coding sequence ATGATGGTAACTAATTCTTCCTCTATCGTTGATGAAGCAGTCAGGGAATGCCTGCTTATGCAGAGAGTCCGGGTCGGAGTCTTTATTGATTCTGAGAACATCACATATCAATATCTTCAACTCGTAATGGAGCTGGCAAATTCTTTGGGAGATGTGGTTGTGGCTGAAGGCTACTGTGGCGAAGAGCTCAAAAAGAGTAAAAACTTGTCTGAACACTCCGAGAAAAATGAAGTTAAAATCATTGGGGTCGAAAAGAAGAAGAATTTGAAAGCTGAAGTCGATATGAGGATGAATAATCGCATAGGCTACTTTCAAGGTAGTGGTAAAGTTGATATCTTCATCATTGTTTCTAGTGACAGCGATTTTACTGATGCTATTCGGTCGTTGCGTTCTGAGGGAATGATCGTTGTTGGAGTTGGAAAGTCCTTTACGAATTCTGATCACAAGAAAGTGTGTAGCGTCTTTTATGATTTAGGGCCGAAATGA
- the glgP gene encoding alpha-glucan family phosphorylase — METSWLFEVSWEVCNMVGGIHTVIGTKSAQAMETFEGRYVAIGPLLDRNPGFEPSDPPKEIVPTLERLKEKGIPSAVGRWDVPGKPWAWLIGFQNAIPEHDKLLFQLWNDYGVDSMAGGWDYMEPVLFSTAAAMSIKEIHDDMEELADVFAHFHEWMCGAGVLYLKKHAPGVSTVMTTHATMLGRAMSGSGVDIYERLDEIEPSQEAKAFSVTAKHSMESVSAREADCFTTVSNITRREATTLLGTNPDVVTVNGFNLEGFAEPVAVAKTRETARKKLIDLASNFLERDLNPKHTLLVATSGRYEFHNKGIDLLLDSLAEVDGQLATSESDTTVVTFLLVSCGYAGFSDEARRRMKEEQTLQKFAGISTHQLFNAEQDPIVNRCRDNRLDNGPEKRCCVIFIPVYLDGNDGILNLGYYDTLAGMDLTVFPSFYEPWGYTPMESAAFAVPTVTADRAGFGQWVMEKHPEGHAGVQVINRLDDDYDTARSKLTDFLNQFTIWSDEERAHRSAEARKIAEEATWEHFYPRYIEAYKYAAEIRTERIAGVQRMAAAPGREISFSGVNTTQPRLRSFTVVTELPQALARLRDLANNLWWVWHRDTQELFEWMDSDKWRECGHNPVLFLDTMDRARLNHLSGDIEFMGRFTNVMERFDAYMAASAKANINGITWDNPISYFSMEFGLHESIPIYSGGLGLLSGDHIKSASDLNLPFIGISLLYKQGYFHQKINGNGDQVVEYRENDFATMPITPLHNGETEKILVAVDLPGRTVFAQIWEVHVGRAKLYLLDTDIVENSRSDRDITSRLYDPSSKGRIEQEIILGVGGVRLLQAQKIVPSIYHLNEGHSAFLLFERIRQLMLMDGVDFATAKEIVRGSTVFTMHTPVPAGNERFERSLVENYFRTYAEEMGVPWDGLWNLGHIYAEEADHLNMTVLALQLSSIRNGVSKLHGDVSRRMWMDLWRGFILGEVPVGHVTNGVHITSWLDERLRHDIEDSCGMSVHGELLGDNDWNCLEAIDDRRLWDTHVALKHRLYDEVRRSISEQWTREGEPPNRLHNFLDALNPDHLTLCFARRCTAYKRPTLLFHNLQRIKEILCNSDKPVNIIFAGKAHPADGIGAGYINLICRLAKQDDFLGRVIFLENFDIRLARLLVSGADVWLNTPTRLMEASGTSGMKAAANGIPNCSILDGWWDEAFDGTNGWAVGSGLVYESQVNQDIVDADNLYATLETEVASEYYDRGGDGVPHAWIQRMKESMKTAFKQYGTHRMVKEYIEDMYVPAIDIAGKRTKKDYALSREIGEWRKRIPGRFSTVTIKEVQVDGIHGDVFKLGSKLTVTAKVDKGQLVDEEVLAELVATTPDEQTVVDCIPMKLKHSEGNTLEFWTEYSPNTSGPVRYGVRVIPLHGGLVNKYETRLIRWS; from the coding sequence ATGGAAACCAGCTGGCTTTTTGAAGTATCATGGGAAGTCTGCAATATGGTGGGCGGCATCCATACCGTCATCGGAACCAAATCCGCGCAAGCCATGGAGACCTTCGAAGGACGCTACGTGGCAATCGGCCCGCTGCTGGACCGCAATCCGGGCTTTGAACCGTCCGACCCGCCGAAAGAAATCGTTCCGACCCTTGAACGGCTCAAGGAAAAGGGCATTCCGTCTGCGGTGGGCCGTTGGGATGTTCCCGGCAAGCCATGGGCGTGGCTCATCGGTTTCCAGAATGCCATTCCGGAACACGACAAGCTGCTCTTTCAGCTCTGGAACGACTACGGCGTGGATTCCATGGCCGGAGGCTGGGACTACATGGAGCCGGTCCTGTTCAGCACTGCGGCGGCGATGTCAATCAAGGAAATACACGACGACATGGAAGAGTTAGCCGACGTGTTCGCCCACTTCCACGAATGGATGTGCGGCGCGGGTGTCCTCTACCTCAAAAAACATGCTCCGGGCGTGTCCACAGTCATGACTACCCATGCCACCATGCTGGGCAGGGCCATGTCCGGCTCGGGTGTGGATATCTATGAACGGCTGGATGAAATTGAACCTTCCCAGGAAGCAAAGGCCTTTAGCGTCACAGCCAAGCATTCCATGGAATCCGTTTCAGCCCGCGAGGCTGATTGCTTTACCACGGTCTCCAACATCACCCGCCGAGAGGCGACGACTCTGCTCGGCACCAATCCTGATGTGGTCACGGTCAACGGCTTCAATCTGGAAGGGTTTGCCGAACCTGTAGCTGTTGCCAAGACACGCGAGACAGCGCGAAAAAAACTTATCGACCTCGCATCGAACTTTCTGGAACGAGACCTCAACCCCAAGCACACCCTGCTGGTTGCGACCAGCGGACGCTATGAGTTCCACAACAAGGGCATCGATCTGCTCCTCGACAGCCTCGCCGAAGTGGACGGCCAACTCGCCACTTCCGAAAGCGATACCACCGTCGTCACCTTCCTACTGGTCTCATGTGGTTACGCGGGATTCAGCGATGAAGCACGCAGGAGGATGAAGGAAGAACAGACACTTCAGAAGTTTGCCGGTATCTCCACGCATCAACTGTTCAATGCAGAGCAGGACCCCATAGTAAACCGATGCAGGGACAACCGACTGGACAATGGACCGGAAAAACGATGCTGCGTCATCTTCATTCCGGTCTATCTCGATGGCAACGACGGTATCCTCAACCTCGGCTACTACGACACTCTGGCGGGCATGGACCTGACAGTTTTTCCGTCCTTCTACGAGCCGTGGGGGTACACACCGATGGAAAGCGCGGCCTTTGCCGTGCCCACGGTCACTGCCGACCGGGCCGGATTCGGACAATGGGTCATGGAAAAACATCCTGAAGGCCATGCGGGCGTACAGGTGATCAACCGATTGGACGATGACTACGACACAGCCCGCTCGAAGCTGACCGACTTTCTCAACCAATTCACTATCTGGTCCGACGAGGAGCGCGCGCACCGCAGCGCCGAGGCAAGGAAGATCGCCGAAGAGGCCACATGGGAACACTTCTATCCCCGCTACATCGAGGCGTACAAATATGCAGCGGAAATTCGCACCGAGCGCATCGCAGGCGTGCAACGAATGGCAGCCGCTCCGGGCAGGGAAATCAGTTTCTCAGGCGTCAACACCACCCAACCAAGGCTTCGCTCGTTCACGGTCGTCACCGAGCTGCCCCAAGCTCTGGCCCGACTACGCGACCTCGCCAACAACCTCTGGTGGGTCTGGCACCGCGACACGCAGGAACTATTCGAATGGATGGACTCGGACAAATGGCGCGAATGCGGTCACAACCCGGTCCTTTTTCTGGATACAATGGATCGCGCCCGACTCAATCATCTTTCCGGCGATATCGAATTCATGGGCCGATTCACCAACGTCATGGAACGATTCGACGCCTACATGGCTGCAAGCGCCAAGGCAAACATCAACGGTATCACATGGGATAACCCGATCTCCTATTTCTCCATGGAGTTCGGCCTCCACGAATCCATCCCCATCTACTCCGGCGGCCTCGGCCTGCTCTCGGGCGACCACATCAAGTCGGCCAGCGACCTGAACCTGCCTTTCATCGGCATCTCGCTACTCTACAAACAAGGGTACTTCCACCAGAAGATCAACGGCAACGGCGATCAGGTGGTGGAGTATCGCGAGAACGATTTCGCCACCATGCCCATCACCCCGCTGCACAACGGTGAAACCGAGAAAATTCTCGTGGCCGTAGATCTGCCAGGAAGAACCGTCTTTGCCCAAATCTGGGAAGTGCATGTGGGAAGGGCCAAGCTCTACCTGCTTGATACCGACATCGTGGAAAATTCCCGCTCCGACAGGGACATTACTTCTCGTCTCTACGACCCCTCATCCAAGGGACGCATCGAACAGGAGATCATCCTCGGCGTCGGTGGCGTCCGATTGCTTCAGGCACAGAAAATCGTCCCCTCCATCTACCATCTCAACGAAGGCCATTCCGCCTTCCTGCTCTTTGAGCGCATCCGCCAACTCATGCTCATGGACGGCGTGGACTTTGCCACAGCCAAGGAAATCGTGCGCGGCTCCACGGTGTTCACCATGCACACGCCGGTTCCGGCGGGCAATGAGCGTTTCGAAAGGTCTCTGGTGGAAAACTATTTCCGAACCTATGCTGAAGAGATGGGCGTACCGTGGGACGGACTCTGGAACCTCGGGCATATTTATGCCGAAGAGGCGGACCACTTGAACATGACTGTGCTCGCACTCCAGCTTTCCAGCATCCGCAACGGCGTCAGCAAACTGCATGGCGACGTTTCACGACGTATGTGGATGGATCTTTGGCGCGGCTTCATCCTCGGGGAAGTGCCGGTGGGACACGTCACCAACGGCGTCCATATCACTTCCTGGCTTGATGAACGATTGAGGCACGACATTGAGGATTCCTGCGGCATGTCCGTCCACGGGGAGCTGCTTGGAGACAACGACTGGAACTGTCTGGAGGCCATCGACGACCGCCGCCTATGGGACACGCACGTGGCGCTGAAACATAGACTATACGATGAAGTGCGCCGGTCAATTTCAGAGCAGTGGACACGCGAAGGAGAACCGCCCAACCGGTTACACAACTTCCTTGACGCCCTCAATCCGGACCACCTGACCCTGTGCTTTGCCCGACGATGCACCGCCTATAAGCGACCCACCCTGCTCTTCCACAATCTACAGCGGATCAAGGAAATATTGTGCAACAGCGACAAGCCGGTGAACATCATCTTCGCAGGCAAGGCACACCCGGCCGACGGCATCGGCGCGGGCTACATCAACCTTATCTGCCGACTGGCCAAGCAGGACGACTTCCTCGGGCGTGTCATCTTCCTCGAAAATTTCGACATCCGCTTGGCTCGACTACTGGTCTCCGGCGCAGACGTATGGCTCAACACCCCGACGCGGCTCATGGAAGCCAGCGGCACCAGCGGCATGAAGGCTGCTGCCAACGGCATACCCAATTGCTCCATCCTCGACGGCTGGTGGGACGAGGCATTCGACGGAACCAACGGCTGGGCCGTGGGGAGCGGGCTGGTATACGAGAGTCAGGTCAATCAGGACATCGTCGATGCCGACAACCTGTACGCGACCCTCGAAACCGAAGTCGCATCGGAATACTATGACCGGGGTGGCGACGGTGTTCCGCACGCCTGGATTCAACGAATGAAAGAATCCATGAAGACAGCATTCAAGCAATACGGAACGCATCGCATGGTCAAGGAGTACATCGAAGACATGTACGTCCCAGCCATTGATATTGCAGGCAAGCGAACCAAGAAAGACTATGCCCTTTCGCGCGAGATCGGAGAATGGCGCAAGCGTATTCCGGGCCGTTTCTCCACAGTCACAATCAAGGAAGTTCAGGTGGACGGCATCCATGGCGACGTCTTCAAGCTCGGCAGCAAGCTGACCGTCACCGCCAAGGTGGACAAGGGGCAGCTTGTGGACGAAGAAGTTCTCGCCGAACTGGTAGCCACCACCCCGGACGAGCAAACCGTTGTGGACTGTATCCCCATGAAGCTGAAGCACTCCGAGGGCAACACGCTGGAGTTCTGGACAGAGTACTCACCCAACACCTCGGGGCCTGTTCGCTATGGCGTACGGGTCATCCCGTTGCATGGCGGATTGGTCAACAAGTACGAAACCCGGCTCATCCGATGGAGTTAA
- a CDS encoding helix-turn-helix domain-containing protein has translation MNTSQAAEYLGLKKGTLEVWRCHGRGPRYAKLGARVVYSKSDLDLFVRSCKVQTVDMYGEEPLHLCEEGNDGN, from the coding sequence ATGAACACATCTCAGGCTGCTGAGTACCTGGGATTGAAGAAAGGAACTCTCGAAGTCTGGCGTTGCCATGGTCGGGGCCCCCGGTATGCAAAGCTCGGGGCCAGGGTGGTCTATTCCAAGAGTGATCTCGACCTTTTTGTACGCTCTTGTAAAGTCCAAACCGTTGACATGTATGGTGAGGAGCCTCTTCATCTTTGTGAGGAAGGAAATGATGGTAACTAA